The following coding sequences lie in one Spinacia oleracea cultivar Varoflay chromosome 1, BTI_SOV_V1, whole genome shotgun sequence genomic window:
- the LOC110784481 gene encoding mitochondrial outer membrane protein porin of 36 kDa has protein sequence MVKGPGLYSDIGKRARDLLYRDYQSDHKFTLTTYTANGVAITSTGTKKGELFLADVSTKLTNKNITTDVKVDTNSNLFTTITVDEPAPGLKAIFSFRVPDQRSGKVELQYLHEYAGISTSLGLTANPIVNFSGVFGNSTLALGTDLSFDTASGNFTKCNAGLSFTNDDLIASVNVNDKLDILNASYYHIVSPLTNTAVGAELSHSFSSNENTLNIGTQHALDPLTSVKARVNNYGKASALIQHEWRPKSIVTISGEVDTSAIEKSAKLGLALVLKP, from the exons ATGGTGAAGGGTCCCGGACTTTACTCCGACATCGGCAAAAGAGCCAGAG ATCTTCTGTACAGGGATTATCAGAGTGACCACAAGTTCACCCTTACCACATACACCGCCAATGGAGTG GCTATCACTTCTACTGGGACAAAGAAGGGCGAGTTGTTTTTGGCTGATGTCAGCACTAAGTTGACAAACAAGAATATTACCACCGATGTGAAAGTTGATACCAACTCCAAT CTTTTCACCACCATTACGGTTGATGAACCTGCCCCTGGCTTGAAGGCTATTTTTAGTTTCCGTGTTCCTGATCAGAGATCTGGCAAG GTTGAGCTTCAGTATTTGCATGAGTATGCTGGCATCAGCACAAGCCTTGGTTTGACAGCAAACCCCATTGTCAACTTTTCTGGTGTTTTTGGAAACAGTACTCTTGCTTTGGGTACTGACCTCTCATTTGACACTGCTTCTGGAAACTTCACCAAATGCAATGCTGGACTGAGCTTTACTAATGATGATCTCATTGCATCTGTGAATGT GAACGACAAACTGGACATCTTGAATGCTTCATACTATCATATTGTGAGTCCACTGACCAACACAGCTGTTGGCGCGGAGTTGAGCCACAGCTTCTCGAGTAATGAAAATACACTCAACATTGGTACCCAACATGCATTGGACCCATTGACTTCAGTCAAGGCTCGTGTTAACAACTATGGGAAAGCTAGTGCTCTTATCCAGCACGAATGGCGCCCAAAGTCAATTGTGACTATTTCTGGTGAGGTGGACACAAGTGCGATTGAAAAGAGTGCTAAACTTGGATTGGCCTTGGTTTTGAAGCCTTGA